The following are encoded together in the Brassica napus cultivar Da-Ae chromosome A9, Da-Ae, whole genome shotgun sequence genome:
- the LOC106395870 gene encoding mini zinc finger protein 2 produces MRKRQVVLRRASPEEPSRSSSTASSRMVRGVRYGECQKNHAAAVGGYAVDGCREFMASNGEEGTVSALTCAACGCHRSFHRRETEVVCDCESPPSTGN; encoded by the coding sequence ATGAGGAAGCGTCAAGTGGTGTTGAGGAGAGCATCGCCTGAGGAGCCTTCTAGAAGCTCCTCGACGGCTTCCTCTCGGATGGTAAGAGGTGTGAGATACGGCGAGTGTCAGAAGAACCACGCCGCAGCAGTTGGAGGCTACGCCGTTGACGGCTGCCGGGAGTTCATGGCAAGCAACGGAGAGGAAGGTACGGTGTCAGCGCTAACTTGCGCCGCCTGTGGTTGCCACCGCAGTTTCCACCGGAGAGAAACCGAGGTTGTTTGCGACTGTGAGTCACCTCCCTCGACTGGGAATTAG